In Lachnospiraceae bacterium, one DNA window encodes the following:
- the queA gene encoding tRNA preQ1(34) S-adenosylmethionine ribosyltransferase-isomerase QueA, protein MNVKDFNFDLPQELIAQDPLEDRSSSRLLVLDKKTGKTQHRIFKDIVEYLRSGDCLVINDTKVIPARLFGVKKDTGAKIEVLLLKRRENDIWETLVKPGKKAKPGTVIDFGDGILTGTVIETVDDGNRLIQFSYEGIFEEILDRLGQMPLPPYITHQLKDKNRYQTVYAVHEGSAAAPTAGLHFTKELLKQIEDMGVKIAHVTLHVGLGTFRPVKVENVLDHHMHSEFYVVDEAEAKKVNETKAAGGRVICVGTTSCRTVESASTEDGILQAKTGWTDIFIYPGYKFKILDALITNFHLPESTLVMLVSALAGRENILAAYNEAIRERYRFFSFGDAMFIADDPQPVKKA, encoded by the coding sequence ATGAATGTAAAAGATTTTAATTTTGACCTGCCACAGGAACTGATCGCACAGGATCCTTTGGAGGATCGTTCTTCTTCCAGGCTTTTAGTACTGGACAAGAAGACAGGCAAGACACAGCACAGGATCTTTAAGGATATTGTAGAGTATTTAAGATCAGGAGATTGTCTTGTGATCAATGATACAAAGGTTATCCCGGCAAGATTATTTGGCGTAAAAAAGGATACAGGAGCAAAAATAGAGGTGCTTTTATTAAAGCGCCGTGAAAATGATATTTGGGAGACTCTGGTAAAGCCGGGAAAGAAGGCAAAACCAGGAACTGTCATTGATTTTGGTGACGGTATCCTTACAGGAACTGTTATTGAGACAGTAGATGATGGAAACAGACTGATCCAGTTCTCATACGAAGGCATTTTTGAAGAGATATTAGACCGTTTAGGTCAGATGCCACTTCCTCCATACATTACACACCAGTTAAAGGATAAGAACCGCTATCAGACTGTTTATGCAGTTCATGAGGGTTCTGCAGCAGCGCCTACAGCCGGACTTCACTTTACAAAAGAACTGTTAAAGCAGATTGAGGATATGGGTGTGAAGATCGCTCATGTTACCTTACATGTAGGTCTTGGTACCTTCCGCCCTGTAAAGGTGGAAAATGTATTAGACCACCATATGCACTCTGAATTTTATGTAGTAGATGAGGCAGAGGCAAAAAAAGTAAATGAAACAAAAGCAGCAGGAGGCCGGGTGATCTGTGTGGGAACCACCAGCTGCCGTACAGTAGAATCTGCCTCCACAGAGGATGGTATTTTACAGGCAAAAACAGGCTGGACTGATATTTTCATTTATCCGGGATATAAGTTTAAAATCCTGGATGCACTGATCACCAATTTTCATTTACCGGAATCTACACTGGTGATGTTAGTCAGTGCATTAGCAGGAAGAGAGAATATTTTAGCAGCATATAATGAAGCGATCAGGGAAAGATACAGATTCTTTTCTTTTGGCGATGCCATGTTCATCGCTGATGATCCACAGCCTGTAAAGAAAGCGTAG
- a CDS encoding pseudouridine synthase, with amino-acid sequence MEERLNKWLSRMGVCSRREADRLISEGKVLVDGKTAQMGQRIEDGQKVICDGKPVGGADGGRGEVKPPRPVLLAVNKPRGIVCTTSDKDRAENIVEMLSYPERIYPVGRLDKESEGLILMTNQGDLVNKIMRSTNAHEKEYIVTVDKVLTDEFIKQMSEGVWLEELERKTLPCKVRKQGERRFSIILTQGLNRQIRRMCQACGYRVHLLRRVRIMNIQLGGLKTGEYRKITGEEYKRLIKLLEGSTSLSKSDRRGKRYVAFHSKNEDQVNKWKQRSGE; translated from the coding sequence ATGGAAGAACGTCTGAATAAATGGCTTAGCCGCATGGGAGTGTGTTCCAGGCGGGAGGCAGACCGGCTGATCAGTGAAGGCAAAGTTTTAGTTGACGGAAAAACTGCCCAGATGGGTCAGCGTATAGAAGATGGACAGAAAGTAATATGCGATGGAAAGCCGGTAGGTGGTGCAGACGGCGGGCGGGGAGAAGTAAAACCTCCCCGCCCTGTTCTGCTTGCGGTAAATAAACCAAGAGGGATCGTCTGCACTACTTCCGACAAAGACCGGGCAGAAAATATTGTAGAAATGCTTTCTTATCCGGAACGTATTTACCCTGTTGGCCGTCTGGATAAAGAGTCTGAGGGACTGATCCTTATGACGAATCAGGGAGATCTGGTAAATAAGATCATGCGCAGTACCAATGCCCATGAAAAAGAATATATCGTTACTGTAGATAAGGTTCTGACAGATGAATTTATCAAACAGATGTCAGAAGGCGTGTGGTTAGAGGAATTAGAGCGGAAAACACTTCCGTGTAAAGTACGAAAACAGGGAGAACGCCGTTTTTCTATTATCCTGACTCAGGGTTTAAACAGGCAGATCCGGCGGATGTGCCAGGCCTGCGGTTATCGGGTGCATCTTCTTAGGCGGGTGCGTATTATGAATATCCAGTTAGGCGGTTTGAAAACAGGGGAATATCGTAAGATCACCGGGGAAGAATATAAACGGCTTATAAAACTGCTGGAAGGTTCCACAAGTCTGTCTAAGTCAGACAGAAGAGGAAAACGATATGTGGCTTTTCACTCTAAGAATGAAGATCAGGTGAATAAATGGAAACAGAGATCCGGAGAATGA
- the ligA gene encoding NAD-dependent DNA ligase LigA yields the protein METEIRRMKELIPQLRQAAKAYYQESREIMSNFEYDKLYDELSALEAKTGIILSGSPTQQVGYQVLSELPKETHEEPMLSLDKTKSVEDLQQWLGNQKGLLSWKMDGLTVVLTYENGTLVKAVTRGNGEIGEVITPNARAFSNIPLAIAYKGQLIIRGEAVITYTDFERINDEIGDADAKYKNPRNLCSGSVRQLNSKITAERSVHFEAFALVKAEGVDFKNSRKEQFLWLKNQGFEVVHHEEVTAADLMDKVAWFAGQIGHNDIPSDGLVLLYDDIAYGDSLGRTAKFPRNAIAFKWQDEIRETTLSYIEWSPSRTGLINPVAVFEPVELEGTTVSRASVHNISIMEGLELGAGDKITVYKANMIIPQIADNLTRSGVRDIPKICPVCGGATQIRQTNDVKSLYCTNPECQAKKIKSFTLFVSRDALNIDGLSEATLEKFIGAGFIHEYADIFHLSDHKEVITEMEGFGQKSYDNLISSIEAASHTTLPRLIYGLGIAGIGLANAKMLCRHFNYDLDQMRHCDVEELTAVDGIGSVLAQAWVDYFASAKNNEVLDHLLQELHIEKEQAEENGTAFTGMTFVITGSVEHFANRKELQALIESKGGKATGSVTSKTTYLINNDTQSSSSKNKKAKELGIPILSEEDFLKLLQEKEKGEG from the coding sequence ATGGAAACAGAGATCCGGAGAATGAAAGAACTGATCCCCCAGCTTCGTCAGGCTGCGAAAGCCTACTATCAGGAAAGCCGGGAGATCATGAGCAATTTTGAATATGATAAGCTGTATGATGAGCTGTCTGCCCTGGAGGCAAAGACAGGGATCATCCTGTCGGGAAGTCCCACACAGCAGGTAGGTTATCAGGTTTTAAGTGAGCTTCCAAAAGAGACCCATGAAGAGCCTATGCTGTCTCTTGATAAGACAAAGAGTGTAGAGGACTTACAGCAGTGGTTAGGAAACCAGAAAGGCCTTTTATCCTGGAAAATGGATGGCCTTACGGTAGTTCTTACTTATGAAAATGGAACGCTGGTAAAGGCTGTTACCAGGGGAAATGGGGAGATCGGGGAAGTTATTACACCAAATGCAAGGGCATTTTCCAACATCCCCCTGGCAATTGCCTATAAGGGGCAGCTGATCATCCGGGGCGAGGCAGTCATTACCTATACAGATTTTGAACGTATTAACGATGAGATCGGTGATGCAGATGCCAAATATAAAAACCCGCGAAACCTTTGCAGCGGTTCTGTGCGCCAGTTAAACAGTAAGATCACAGCAGAGCGCAGTGTTCATTTTGAGGCTTTTGCCCTGGTTAAGGCAGAAGGTGTTGACTTTAAAAATTCCAGAAAAGAGCAATTTTTATGGCTGAAAAACCAGGGATTTGAGGTCGTGCATCACGAAGAAGTAACAGCAGCCGATCTAATGGATAAGGTTGCCTGGTTTGCAGGGCAGATCGGGCATAATGATATTCCTTCAGATGGCCTGGTGCTGTTATATGATGATATTGCCTATGGTGATTCACTGGGACGTACGGCCAAGTTCCCGCGAAATGCCATTGCTTTTAAGTGGCAGGATGAGATCCGGGAGACCACATTATCCTATATTGAATGGAGTCCTTCACGAACCGGTCTGATCAATCCGGTGGCTGTGTTTGAGCCAGTTGAGTTAGAGGGGACTACTGTCAGTCGCGCCAGCGTCCATAATATCAGCATTATGGAAGGGCTGGAGTTAGGCGCAGGAGATAAGATCACGGTATACAAGGCAAATATGATCATCCCACAGATCGCAGATAACCTGACCCGCAGCGGTGTAAGGGATATTCCTAAGATCTGTCCTGTATGCGGCGGCGCTACACAGATCCGCCAGACCAATGATGTAAAGAGTTTATATTGCACTAATCCAGAATGTCAGGCAAAAAAGATCAAAAGCTTTACTTTGTTTGTAAGCCGTGATGCCTTAAATATAGATGGATTATCAGAAGCAACTCTGGAGAAATTCATCGGTGCCGGTTTTATCCACGAATATGCAGATATTTTCCATTTATCAGACCATAAAGAAGTGATTACAGAAATGGAAGGCTTTGGTCAGAAATCCTATGATAATCTGATTAGTTCCATTGAAGCTGCCTCCCACACCACACTGCCAAGACTGATATATGGTCTGGGAATTGCAGGAATTGGTCTTGCAAATGCGAAAATGCTCTGCCGTCATTTTAACTATGATCTGGATCAGATGCGTCACTGCGACGTGGAAGAGCTGACAGCAGTAGATGGCATTGGCAGTGTACTGGCTCAGGCATGGGTAGATTACTTTGCTTCTGCAAAGAACAATGAGGTATTAGATCATTTATTGCAGGAGCTTCACATTGAAAAAGAACAGGCAGAGGAAAATGGTACTGCTTTCACAGGAATGACCTTTGTTATCACAGGCTCTGTAGAGCATTTTGCAAACAGAAAGGAATTGCAGGCACTGATCGAGAGCAAGGGAGGAAAGGCAACAGGTTCTGTTACCTCAAAAACCACGTATCTGATCAATAATGATACACAATCCAGTTCTTCTAAAAATAAAAAGGCAAAGGAACTGGGGATTCCGATCCTTTCGGAAGAAGATTTCCTGAAACTGCTTCAGGAGAAGGAAAAGGGGGAAGGCTGA
- the metA gene encoding homoserine O-succinyltransferase has translation MPIKVQKDLPARAILESENIFIMDEDRAMSQDIRPLEILILNLMPLKEDTETQLLRALSNTPLQVDCTFLMLSTHVSKNTSASHLNKFYVSFDSIRKKKFDGMIITGAPVENMDFEEVNYWKELSGIMEWSKTHVTSTIHICWGAQAGLYYHYGIPKYKREEKLSGIYKHRVSDRKVPLVRSFNDTFLAPHSRYTEVRREDIEKHPELVILAESEEAGIFLVMSRDGKQIFVQGHPEYDRMTLNNEYHRDLNKGLNPSLPVNYYEDNDPFSVPELTWRNTSNTLYTNWLNFYVYQMTPYLLDDGE, from the coding sequence ATGCCTATTAAAGTACAGAAGGATCTGCCTGCAAGGGCGATCCTGGAATCAGAAAATATATTTATCATGGATGAAGACAGGGCTATGAGCCAGGATATCCGACCTTTGGAGATCCTGATCTTAAATCTCATGCCTTTAAAGGAGGATACAGAGACACAATTGCTGCGTGCGCTGTCAAATACACCGCTGCAGGTGGACTGTACCTTTTTAATGCTGTCTACCCATGTGTCCAAAAACACATCTGCCAGTCATTTAAACAAGTTTTATGTGTCCTTTGACAGCATCAGAAAGAAAAAATTCGATGGAATGATCATCACAGGTGCGCCTGTGGAAAATATGGACTTTGAAGAGGTAAACTACTGGAAAGAGCTTTCCGGTATCATGGAGTGGAGTAAAACACATGTGACCTCGACTATCCATATCTGCTGGGGAGCCCAGGCGGGACTGTATTACCATTATGGCATCCCGAAATATAAGAGAGAAGAGAAACTTTCCGGTATTTATAAGCACAGAGTATCAGACCGGAAGGTGCCGTTAGTACGCAGCTTTAATGATACCTTCCTGGCACCTCATTCCCGTTATACAGAGGTCCGCAGGGAAGATATTGAGAAGCACCCGGAGCTGGTCATTCTGGCAGAGTCCGAAGAAGCCGGAATATTTCTGGTAATGAGCCGTGATGGAAAGCAGATCTTTGTCCAGGGCCATCCGGAATATGACCGTATGACTTTAAATAACGAATACCACAGAGATCTGAACAAGGGGCTGAACCCATCTCTTCCGGTTAATTATTATGAGGATAATGATCCGTTTTCCGTACCGGAACTTACTTGGAGAAATACTTCTAATACATTGTATACCAACTGGCTGAATTTCTATGTATACCAGATGACACCGTATTTGTTGGATGATGGGGAGTAG
- a CDS encoding [FeFe] hydrogenase, group A: MVNLTIDKLPVSVKEGTTLMEAAESIGIHIPHLCYWKGLNEIAACRVCVVELEGRDHLITACNNKVEEGMVVYTNSPKVRLDRRLTVQLILSQHDCRCATCVRSGNCSLQKIATDLNVQDGLFEERLEKQPWDKTFPLIRQSEKCIKCMRCVQVCDKIQGLNIWDLEGTGSRSTINVTGNRKINEADCSLCGQCITHCPVGALHERDDTEKLWRALADPNKTVVVQVAPAVRAAWGEGLGFTREEATIGKIFDALKKMGADYVFDSCFTADLTIMEEANELLVRLGKGDLKDRPMFTSCCPGWVRFVKSEFPQFVKQLSTAKSPMQMFGAVMKSYFAEQIGKKPEDIFSVAIMPCLAKKGEANMELFYKEYAGHDTDCVITTRELIRMIKGSSIITDRLTDIEPDRIFHDASGAGVIFGATGGVMEAALRTAYYAIMGENCAPDAFKNVRASSQETGITEAEFELNGQILRIAAVSGLGNTRNLLKAIERGEKHYEFVEVMACPGGCVGGGGQPQHDGVEMAFERGKNLYFLDANADIRRSHENPDVKALYDNYFEQPLSHKSHMLLHTDHNKWQMPPSPQRNRNGYVINPNAKLQG; encoded by the coding sequence ATGGTAAATTTAACCATCGACAAACTGCCTGTATCTGTAAAAGAAGGCACTACCTTAATGGAAGCAGCCGAGTCTATCGGCATCCATATCCCACACTTATGCTACTGGAAAGGTTTAAATGAGATCGCTGCCTGCCGCGTATGCGTTGTAGAATTAGAAGGACGTGACCATCTGATCACTGCCTGCAACAATAAGGTAGAAGAAGGCATGGTCGTTTATACTAACAGCCCAAAGGTACGCTTAGACCGCCGTCTTACTGTTCAGCTGATCTTATCCCAGCATGATTGCCGGTGCGCTACCTGTGTAAGAAGCGGCAACTGTTCTCTTCAGAAGATCGCAACGGATCTGAACGTCCAGGATGGTCTTTTTGAGGAACGTCTGGAAAAGCAGCCATGGGATAAAACATTCCCTCTGATCCGTCAATCCGAAAAATGCATTAAATGTATGCGCTGCGTTCAGGTCTGTGACAAGATCCAGGGCTTAAATATCTGGGATCTGGAAGGTACCGGTTCCCGTTCTACTATTAATGTAACCGGAAACCGTAAGATAAATGAAGCAGACTGTTCTCTCTGCGGTCAGTGTATCACCCACTGTCCTGTTGGAGCACTTCATGAGCGTGACGATACAGAAAAATTATGGAGAGCTTTAGCTGATCCTAATAAAACAGTTGTTGTACAGGTTGCTCCTGCTGTCCGTGCTGCATGGGGCGAAGGTCTTGGATTTACACGGGAAGAAGCTACCATTGGAAAGATTTTTGACGCTTTGAAGAAAATGGGAGCTGATTATGTATTTGACTCCTGCTTCACTGCTGACCTTACCATTATGGAAGAAGCAAATGAGTTGTTAGTCCGCCTTGGCAAAGGGGATTTAAAAGACCGTCCAATGTTCACTTCCTGCTGTCCGGGATGGGTACGCTTTGTTAAGAGTGAATTCCCACAGTTTGTAAAACAGTTATCTACTGCCAAATCCCCAATGCAGATGTTTGGTGCTGTAATGAAGAGCTATTTTGCAGAGCAGATCGGCAAAAAGCCGGAAGATATCTTCTCTGTTGCCATTATGCCTTGCCTGGCTAAAAAGGGCGAAGCAAATATGGAGCTGTTCTACAAGGAATATGCAGGTCATGATACAGACTGCGTGATCACTACCCGTGAGCTGATCCGCATGATCAAGGGTTCCAGCATCATTACTGACCGTCTTACTGATATTGAACCGGATCGTATCTTCCACGACGCTTCCGGTGCCGGTGTGATCTTCGGCGCTACAGGCGGTGTTATGGAAGCTGCCCTGCGTACTGCCTACTATGCTATCATGGGCGAAAACTGCGCTCCTGATGCCTTTAAAAATGTACGCGCTTCCTCCCAGGAGACCGGTATTACAGAAGCTGAATTTGAATTAAACGGACAGATCCTGCGTATTGCTGCTGTCAGCGGTCTGGGAAATACCAGAAACCTGTTAAAAGCCATTGAACGCGGTGAAAAGCATTACGAATTTGTAGAAGTTATGGCATGCCCTGGCGGCTGTGTAGGCGGAGGCGGACAGCCTCAGCATGACGGCGTGGAAATGGCCTTTGAACGCGGAAAGAACCTGTATTTCCTGGACGCGAATGCTGATATCCGCCGTTCCCATGAAAATCCTGATGTGAAGGCTCTTTATGACAACTACTTTGAACAGCCATTAAGCCACAAATCCCATATGCTGCTGCATACTGACCATAATAAATGGCAGATGCCTCCAAGCCCTCAGAGAAACCGCAATGGATATGTGATCAATCCTAATGCGAAGCTGCAGGGATAA
- a CDS encoding NAD(P)-binding protein produces the protein MSRLELFTPSKDQLMVESLYKNLEQRIVASPPGICPVDITRAFIEMCHAQTCGKCVPCRVGLHQLKHMITNVLNGDADYEILDLIEETALSIMQTADCAIGSEAAKMVWRMVHTCRDDFEAHIRNKRCSCAISQPVPCVALCPAHVDIPGYIALVRDGRFADAIQLIRKDNPFPSTCGFICEHPCEARCRRNMVDTSVNIRGLKRAAADLAGKVTPPACGPSTGKKIAVVGGGPSGLSSAYYLQLMGHQVTVYEMLPKLGGMLRYGIPNYRLPKNRLEEDTDAILETGIQVHYNVKIGEDIKLDELRKVYDAVLITVGASTDKKLGLPNEDAAGITSAVDFLRNVSLGDCPDLSGQEVAVIGGGNVSMDAVRTAIRLGAKKVSIVYRRRVADMTALPAEIEAAVAEGVELLTLVAPAGIEVDENGRVSGVRVTPQMISTIKDGRASVTASGEPEYVIPCQTMIIAIGQNIEVKHYEESGIPVSRGKIVTLPNGGFADIPGVFAGGDCASGPATVIKAVAAAKVTAANIDEYLGYHHEITCDIEIPIPNNNDHTPCGRVELSEREASERKHDFEGVENCMNKKEIAQESGRCLRCDHFGFGIFKGGREKLW, from the coding sequence ATGAGCAGATTGGAGTTGTTCACCCCAAGTAAAGACCAGCTGATGGTTGAGAGTCTTTACAAAAATCTGGAGCAGCGTATTGTGGCCAGCCCTCCAGGTATCTGCCCTGTTGATATAACAAGGGCTTTTATCGAAATGTGCCATGCCCAGACCTGCGGAAAATGTGTTCCCTGCCGTGTGGGACTTCATCAGTTGAAACATATGATCACCAATGTGTTAAATGGCGATGCTGATTACGAGATCCTGGACCTGATCGAGGAGACTGCCCTTTCCATTATGCAGACCGCCGACTGTGCCATTGGCTCTGAAGCAGCCAAAATGGTATGGCGCATGGTACATACCTGCCGTGATGATTTTGAGGCACACATCCGCAATAAACGATGCAGCTGCGCTATTTCCCAGCCAGTTCCATGTGTTGCCCTCTGTCCGGCCCATGTAGACATTCCAGGTTATATTGCCCTGGTAAGAGACGGACGCTTTGCAGATGCCATCCAGCTGATCCGCAAGGACAACCCATTCCCTTCTACCTGCGGTTTTATCTGCGAACATCCATGCGAAGCACGCTGCCGCCGCAATATGGTAGATACCTCTGTAAATATCCGGGGACTGAAACGTGCTGCTGCTGATCTTGCAGGAAAAGTCACTCCGCCAGCCTGTGGTCCTTCCACCGGCAAAAAGATCGCCGTTGTAGGCGGCGGACCTTCCGGCCTCTCTTCTGCTTATTATCTGCAGTTAATGGGCCATCAGGTCACTGTTTATGAGATGCTGCCAAAGCTGGGTGGTATGCTGCGATACGGTATTCCAAACTACCGTCTGCCAAAGAACCGCCTGGAAGAAGATACAGATGCCATCCTGGAAACCGGCATCCAGGTACATTACAATGTAAAGATCGGTGAAGATATTAAACTGGACGAACTGCGAAAAGTATATGACGCAGTGCTTATTACAGTAGGCGCTTCTACAGATAAGAAGCTTGGCCTTCCAAATGAAGATGCAGCGGGTATTACTTCTGCTGTGGATTTCCTTAGAAACGTAAGCCTTGGGGACTGTCCTGATCTTAGCGGCCAGGAAGTAGCTGTCATCGGTGGCGGAAACGTATCCATGGATGCTGTCCGCACTGCCATCCGTCTGGGTGCAAAGAAAGTCAGCATCGTTTACCGCCGCCGCGTAGCTGATATGACTGCTCTTCCTGCTGAGATCGAGGCAGCTGTTGCAGAAGGTGTAGAACTGCTCACTTTGGTTGCTCCGGCTGGCATTGAAGTTGATGAAAATGGACGTGTAAGTGGTGTCCGGGTCACTCCTCAGATGATCAGTACCATCAAAGACGGCCGTGCAAGTGTAACTGCCAGCGGTGAACCGGAATATGTGATCCCATGCCAGACCATGATCATTGCCATTGGCCAGAATATTGAGGTCAAACATTATGAAGAGTCTGGTATCCCGGTATCCAGAGGTAAGATCGTTACTCTGCCAAACGGTGGATTTGCTGATATCCCAGGCGTATTTGCAGGCGGTGACTGTGCTTCCGGCCCGGCCACTGTTATCAAAGCCGTAGCTGCCGCAAAGGTAACTGCTGCCAACATTGACGAATATTTAGGATATCACCATGAAATCACCTGTGATATTGAGATCCCGATCCCAAATAACAACGACCATACTCCATGCGGCCGTGTAGAACTGTCTGAACGGGAAGCAAGTGAACGTAAACACGATTTTGAAGGTGTTGAAAACTGCATGAACAAGAAAGAAATAGCGCAGGAATCCGGACGCTGCCTCCGCTGCGATCATTTCGGCTTTGGAATCTTTAAAGGAGGGCGTGAGAAATTATGGTAA
- a CDS encoding MATE family efflux transporter, with the protein MERNLTEGSIFKNIIYFSIPYLLAYFLQTLYGMADLFIIGQFEGVASTTAVSVGSQVMHMLTVMIVGLAMGATVNIGQAIGARDKKRAAVDTGNTATLFMMLSVILTVVLYFCVNGIVGIMSVPEEAAAGTAMYLKICFMGIPFITAYNIISSIFRGMGDSKSPMYFIAIACGVNIVLDYIFMGVLHLGPSGAALGTTLSQTVSVIVALTMFIRGKTGITVKKDDFKPRKETMGRLLKIGFPIAMQDGLIQVAFIIITIIANRRGLTDAAAVGIVEKVISFLFLVPSSMLSTVSALGAQNVGAGKPQQAVAALKYAISIAGGFGLLIAIIIQFTAGNVENLFTNDQAVICAGTQYLKGYIWDCMFAGIHFSFSGYFCACGRSGYSFIHNIVSIALVRVPGVYLTSKIFPETLFPMGLATAGGSLVSVVICAGLFLLLQRQNPQKKAYSGRA; encoded by the coding sequence ATGGAAAGAAACCTTACAGAAGGAAGCATATTTAAAAATATTATCTATTTTTCCATTCCTTATTTATTGGCGTATTTTCTTCAGACCTTGTATGGAATGGCAGATCTGTTTATCATCGGCCAGTTTGAGGGCGTGGCAAGTACCACGGCTGTGTCTGTTGGAAGCCAGGTCATGCACATGCTTACGGTGATGATCGTAGGTCTGGCAATGGGTGCCACTGTAAATATTGGACAGGCCATTGGTGCTAGGGATAAGAAGCGGGCGGCGGTGGATACGGGAAATACAGCTACTTTATTTATGATGCTTTCTGTTATTTTGACGGTTGTTCTATATTTTTGCGTAAATGGCATTGTAGGGATCATGTCTGTACCGGAAGAGGCAGCAGCAGGAACAGCAATGTATTTAAAAATTTGTTTTATGGGAATCCCTTTTATTACAGCTTATAACATTATCAGTTCTATCTTCAGGGGAATGGGAGATTCTAAAAGCCCTATGTACTTTATAGCCATTGCCTGTGGTGTAAATATTGTGCTGGATTATATTTTTATGGGAGTCCTGCATTTGGGACCTTCCGGTGCAGCACTGGGAACTACCTTATCCCAGACAGTGAGTGTGATCGTGGCTCTGACCATGTTTATAAGGGGAAAAACAGGCATTACCGTAAAGAAAGATGATTTTAAACCCAGAAAAGAAACGATGGGAAGATTGTTAAAGATCGGTTTTCCCATTGCCATGCAGGATGGCCTGATCCAGGTGGCATTTATCATTATCACTATTATTGCAAACAGAAGAGGCCTGACAGATGCGGCGGCAGTAGGTATTGTGGAAAAGGTGATCAGTTTTTTGTTTTTAGTGCCTTCATCCATGCTCTCCACCGTATCAGCCTTAGGAGCCCAGAATGTAGGTGCAGGAAAGCCGCAGCAGGCAGTGGCTGCCTTAAAATATGCTATCAGCATTGCAGGTGGATTTGGCCTGCTCATAGCTATTATCATCCAGTTTACAGCTGGAAATGTGGAGAACCTGTTTACTAATGACCAGGCTGTGATCTGTGCAGGTACTCAGTACCTGAAGGGCTATATTTGGGACTGCATGTTTGCAGGGATCCATTTCAGCTTCAGCGGCTATTTCTGTGCCTGCGGACGGTCCGGATATTCCTTTATCCACAATATTGTCTCTATTGCCCTGGTGCGTGTTCCTGGCGTGTACCTGACGTCTAAGATATTTCCTGAAACATTATTTCCAATGGGACTGGCAACTGCAGGGGGATCTTTAGTGTCTGTTGTGATCTGTGCTGGATTATTTCTGCTGCTGCAAAGACAGAACCCACAGAAAAAAGCATATAGTGGCAGAGCATGA